One segment of Candidatus Nitrospira nitrificans DNA contains the following:
- a CDS encoding SLOG cluster 4 domain-containing protein, whose translation MRFVVGVMGPAKAAKKDLDNARILGEFIARRGWVVLTGGRDVGVMDAACEGAKRVGGSLTIGVLPTAKDKVSRHVDVPIITEMGSGRNNINVLTSHVVVVCGLSGSGTVSEVALAVKAGKPVILVEASTADVAFFRKLDKRLVQAAASPEEAIELIMKLMDGRQRRVRRAEQDLDRYIPA comes from the coding sequence ATGCGATTTGTGGTGGGGGTGATGGGGCCGGCCAAGGCCGCGAAGAAGGATCTCGACAACGCCAGGATCCTTGGAGAGTTCATTGCCCGGCGAGGGTGGGTCGTATTGACCGGCGGTCGAGACGTGGGCGTCATGGACGCGGCGTGCGAAGGAGCCAAGCGGGTCGGCGGGAGTTTAACTATCGGGGTCTTGCCGACGGCCAAGGACAAAGTGTCCCGCCATGTGGACGTGCCGATCATCACGGAAATGGGCAGCGGCCGAAATAACATCAATGTGCTGACTAGCCATGTCGTGGTGGTATGTGGCTTGAGCGGATCCGGCACCGTGTCGGAGGTTGCGCTGGCCGTGAAGGCCGGGAAGCCGGTCATTCTCGTCGAGGCCTCTACCGCCGATGTCGCTTTTTTCAGAAAACTCGACAAGCGATTGGTCCAAGCCGCTGCCTCACCGGAAGAGGCCATTGAGCTGATCATGAAACTCATGGATGGGCGGCAACGACGAGTGCGTCGTGCAGAACAGGATCTCGACAGGTACATTCCAGCCTAA
- a CDS encoding inositol monophosphatase family protein, which translates to MTWNDELDVLSKAIRKAGAEALRFALDGFDTIQKPDQSPVTSADLAVNEILLSHLTSAFPEDGWLSEESPDRPDRLQKRRVWVVDPIDGTKAFISGEPEYCISVGLIEQGRPVVAGIFNPSTDELFTATLGGGLRLNNEPVAPPASWNGRDPVIALNQWEQQMGRFTALEPSITKRPIRSIAWMLALTATGRIGGAVTWEPENEWDVAAGTLLIAEAGGIISDGFGQELIFNRREPRYRGIIATGPHCPEALAQRLRLLTCGNDNGLA; encoded by the coding sequence ATGACATGGAACGACGAGCTGGATGTTCTCAGCAAGGCGATTCGAAAGGCCGGAGCAGAAGCCTTGCGATTTGCCCTCGACGGCTTTGACACGATTCAAAAGCCGGACCAATCCCCCGTAACCTCAGCGGACCTGGCCGTGAATGAGATCCTCCTCTCCCACCTGACGTCGGCGTTTCCTGAGGATGGATGGCTCTCTGAAGAATCGCCTGATCGTCCGGACCGACTTCAGAAACGACGGGTCTGGGTGGTTGATCCGATAGACGGGACAAAGGCGTTCATCAGTGGTGAACCGGAGTATTGCATTTCCGTCGGCCTCATTGAACAGGGCCGACCTGTCGTGGCAGGCATCTTCAACCCTTCCACGGACGAGTTATTCACCGCAACCCTGGGCGGAGGGCTGCGCCTCAATAATGAACCGGTTGCTCCACCAGCTTCGTGGAACGGTCGAGACCCGGTCATCGCCCTGAATCAATGGGAGCAACAGATGGGCCGCTTCACCGCCCTGGAACCATCGATCACGAAGCGGCCTATCCGCTCCATCGCTTGGATGCTCGCCCTGACCGCAACCGGCCGCATTGGGGGGGCCGTCACCTGGGAACCTGAAAATGAATGGGATGTTGCCGCAGGGACACTTCTCATCGCGGAAGCAGGGGGAATCATCTCCGATGGCTTCGGACAGGAACTCATCTTTAACCGACGCGAGCCTCGCTATCGCGGCATCATCGCCACCGGCCCACACTGTCCCGAGGCGCTCGCGCAACGGCTCCGACTCCTGACCTGTGGAAACGACAACGGCCTTGCCTAA
- a CDS encoding DUF6010 family protein produces MNTPPLQTMNYLGPVIGALVFVLAMSLVEEPRRRNLNAVLVAGTCGVYLSGGFGLWELLYPIVATPLIYRGLQSYRFIGLAWLMHAAWDLPHYLWGNPIWPFMPTSSFGCLIFDTLIASWFWVGAPSVMPRGCGLRQ; encoded by the coding sequence GTGAACACTCCGCCACTGCAAACAATGAATTACTTGGGGCCCGTTATCGGAGCACTGGTGTTCGTGCTGGCCATGTCTTTGGTGGAAGAGCCGCGCCGGAGGAACCTGAATGCCGTTCTCGTCGCTGGCACCTGTGGCGTGTACCTAAGCGGGGGATTCGGCCTGTGGGAACTGCTCTATCCAATAGTTGCGACGCCGCTGATTTATCGCGGACTTCAATCTTACCGCTTCATTGGACTGGCGTGGCTGATGCATGCTGCGTGGGATCTGCCCCATTACTTGTGGGGCAATCCTATATGGCCCTTTATGCCGACCTCCTCCTTTGGATGTCTGATCTTCGACACCCTCATCGCAAGTTGGTTCTGGGTCGGAGCGCCCTCAGTCATGCCGCGCGGTTGCGGACTGAGACAGTAG
- a CDS encoding pyridoxal phosphate-dependent aminotransferase, whose product MRTVSRRMGDLAQSEIRAMTQACASVKGLNMAQGVCDTPVPPIVLEGAERAIRDGHNVYTRFDGLSELRQAIAEKLAHYNGIHADPETEITVSAGATGAFHCACAALLNPGDEVILFEPYYQYHVSALVAVEAVPVVVHMQPPAWTYSSAQLEQIVTTRTKAIIVNSPGNPSGKVFSRTDLEALAEFACRHDLFVLTDEIYEYFLYDGRRHVSMASLPNMAERTVTIGGYSKTFSVTGWRIGYSVAAQTWTRAIGAMNDLLYVCAPAPLQMGVARGIRELPDDFYRGLAREYQHKRDRFCGALANAGLTPSIPEGAYYVLADVSRLPGDSGKARAMYLLEQTGVAGVPGESFVSGVAGADFVRFSYAKTDTDLNEACRRLTQAGL is encoded by the coding sequence ATGCGAACAGTCAGTCGACGGATGGGAGATCTCGCCCAATCGGAAATTCGGGCCATGACACAGGCCTGCGCGAGTGTGAAGGGTCTCAACATGGCCCAGGGTGTCTGTGATACGCCGGTGCCACCGATCGTTCTGGAAGGGGCGGAACGGGCAATCAGGGATGGGCACAATGTCTATACCCGCTTCGATGGCTTGTCCGAATTGCGCCAGGCCATCGCCGAAAAATTAGCCCACTATAACGGGATTCATGCCGATCCAGAAACGGAAATCACGGTCAGCGCCGGAGCAACCGGCGCCTTTCACTGTGCCTGTGCCGCGCTGCTCAATCCAGGCGACGAGGTCATTCTGTTTGAGCCGTACTATCAATACCATGTCAGCGCGCTCGTGGCGGTCGAAGCGGTCCCTGTGGTGGTCCACATGCAGCCACCGGCCTGGACCTATTCGTCGGCTCAGCTTGAGCAGATCGTGACCACGAGAACCAAAGCCATCATCGTCAATTCGCCCGGCAATCCCTCGGGCAAGGTCTTCAGCCGGACAGACCTTGAGGCGCTGGCGGAGTTTGCGTGCCGGCACGATCTGTTCGTTCTGACAGATGAAATCTATGAATATTTTCTCTATGACGGGCGACGGCATGTGAGCATGGCCTCCTTGCCGAATATGGCTGAACGCACCGTGACCATCGGAGGGTACTCCAAGACGTTCAGCGTGACAGGATGGCGGATCGGCTACAGTGTGGCTGCGCAGACGTGGACGCGAGCGATCGGCGCGATGAACGATCTCCTGTATGTTTGCGCTCCGGCGCCGCTTCAAATGGGCGTGGCTCGGGGCATCAGAGAGTTGCCCGACGATTTCTATAGGGGTCTGGCACGAGAGTATCAGCACAAGCGCGACAGGTTTTGCGGCGCTCTCGCCAATGCGGGACTCACTCCGTCGATCCCAGAGGGGGCGTATTACGTGTTGGCGGATGTGTCCCGGCTTCCAGGCGACAGTGGGAAAGCTCGTGCCATGTATCTGTTGGAACAAACCGGTGTGGCCGGTGTGCCAGGAGAGTCCTTTGTCTCCGGTGTGGCAGGAGCCGACTTCGTTCGTTTCAGTTATGCGAAGACAGACACCGATCTCAATGAAGCCTGTAGGCGGTTGACTCAAGCCGGCTTATAG
- a CDS encoding GlxA family transcriptional regulator translates to MAKKTTSAGFKPRSSLEMGKRHLVVVVAFDGVVLGDLAIPSEVFGRIRDIAGRPLYELRVCSIEPEVVSEHVILRIPWRLSSLKQANTLIVPGVDNPDRPLPKKLIGALRAAVNRGTRVASICTGAFVLAQTGALDGLKATTHWLATADLARRYPRVHVNPDVLYVDNGSVLTSAGAAAGLDLCLHLVRCDFGAEIAIRAARAAVMPLERAGGQT, encoded by the coding sequence GTGGCTAAAAAGACAACTTCAGCAGGATTCAAGCCACGCTCCTCGCTTGAGATGGGGAAACGGCATCTCGTGGTCGTGGTGGCATTCGACGGTGTTGTGCTCGGGGATCTAGCTATACCATCCGAGGTGTTCGGACGTATCCGAGACATTGCCGGAAGACCATTGTATGAATTACGAGTTTGCAGCATTGAACCGGAGGTCGTATCCGAACACGTGATACTCAGAATCCCATGGCGGCTCTCATCGTTGAAACAAGCCAACACCCTGATCGTCCCTGGCGTCGACAATCCTGACCGACCGCTCCCCAAGAAGCTCATCGGAGCGCTGCGCGCCGCTGTTAATCGTGGGACGCGAGTTGCCTCGATCTGCACCGGAGCGTTCGTGCTTGCCCAAACCGGTGCTCTTGATGGTCTCAAGGCAACAACGCATTGGCTTGCGACAGCAGATCTGGCCCGTCGGTACCCGCGGGTCCACGTGAACCCCGACGTGCTATACGTAGACAATGGCAGCGTGCTGACTTCAGCAGGAGCAGCGGCTGGGTTGGACCTGTGTCTTCACCTGGTGCGCTGTGACTTCGGTGCTGAGATTGCGATTCGAGCCGCTCGCGCTGCGGTGATGCCGCTTGAGCGAGCCGGAGGTCAGACGTAG
- a CDS encoding helix-turn-helix domain-containing protein: MAALLPWIEEHLHEELSLPILARQAAMSTRTLSRRFRQQMGASPAQWISQARVRHAQLLLETTRLSVEEIARNSGFGSSTVMRECFKRIVGTNPLAYRCAFNAGDSPR, translated from the coding sequence ATGGCCGCTTTACTGCCGTGGATTGAAGAACATCTCCACGAGGAACTGTCCCTCCCCATACTCGCTAGGCAAGCCGCCATGAGCACAAGGACCCTGAGCAGGCGATTTCGGCAACAGATGGGCGCATCCCCGGCCCAGTGGATTTCACAAGCCCGCGTACGGCATGCGCAGCTCCTTCTTGAAACGACGCGTCTGTCCGTTGAGGAAATCGCTCGGAATTCTGGATTTGGCTCTTCAACGGTGATGCGCGAGTGTTTTAAGCGGATTGTTGGAACGAACCCATTGGCCTATCGCTGCGCGTTCAACGCCGGCGACTCTCCCCGATAG
- the leuD gene encoding 3-isopropylmalate dehydratase small subunit: MEPFTLLTGLVAPLDHINVDTDQIIPKQFLKTIKRTGLREGLFFDWRKEKDGSPDPDFFLNQPRYQSASILLTRDNFGCGSSREHAPWALLDQGFRCIIAPSFADIFYNNCFQNGILPVVLKADEVLALMKQAVGTEGYRLTVDLGSQTVVTPEKTTYRFEIDPFRKDCLYRGLDSIGLTLRHEPEITAYESRRKTDAPWLFSDIHS, from the coding sequence ATGGAACCGTTTACTCTACTCACTGGTCTCGTTGCCCCATTGGATCACATCAATGTCGACACGGACCAGATCATTCCGAAGCAGTTTTTAAAGACGATCAAACGGACCGGACTCCGCGAGGGCCTCTTTTTCGACTGGAGGAAGGAAAAAGACGGATCGCCCGATCCGGACTTTTTCTTGAATCAACCGCGCTATCAATCGGCCTCGATCTTATTGACGCGCGATAATTTCGGTTGCGGCTCCTCTCGCGAACATGCCCCCTGGGCTCTGTTGGATCAGGGGTTCCGCTGCATTATCGCCCCGAGCTTTGCCGACATTTTTTATAACAACTGTTTTCAAAACGGCATTCTCCCCGTGGTGCTGAAGGCCGATGAAGTGCTGGCTCTCATGAAACAGGCCGTCGGCACCGAGGGATACCGGCTCACCGTCGATCTCGGCAGCCAAACAGTCGTCACGCCGGAGAAGACGACGTACCGGTTCGAAATCGACCCATTCCGCAAGGATTGCCTCTATCGAGGACTTGATTCGATCGGCCTCACGCTCCGACATGAGCCTGAGATCACAGCCTATGAATCTCGTCGAAAGACCGACGCTCCTTGGTTGTTCAGCGACATTCATTCGTAA
- the msrA gene encoding peptide-methionine (S)-S-oxide reductase MsrA, translating to MTSLHRVTILTVGLVIGMVLAGWPSGGLQGAPTTAKAYFAGGCFWCMEEAFEKVDGVITVVSGYMGGTLANPTYEQVSDGRTGHAESVEVSYDPSKVTYQKLLDAFWRNVDPVTPNAQFCDHGTQYRAAVFYSTDEEKRLAEESKRSLEESKRFPQPIVTQLVQASVFYQAEEYHQNYYKKNPLRYKYYKFSCGRAQRLEALWGKP from the coding sequence ATGACCAGTCTTCACCGTGTGACGATCCTGACAGTCGGCCTTGTGATCGGCATGGTTCTCGCGGGCTGGCCCTCGGGCGGACTTCAGGGCGCACCGACCACCGCCAAGGCCTACTTTGCGGGCGGTTGCTTTTGGTGCATGGAAGAGGCGTTTGAAAAAGTTGACGGCGTGATCACCGTCGTGTCTGGCTACATGGGCGGCACGCTCGCCAATCCCACGTATGAGCAGGTCTCCGATGGGCGCACGGGCCATGCGGAGTCGGTCGAAGTCTCCTATGATCCTTCCAAAGTCACGTACCAGAAATTATTGGATGCCTTTTGGCGCAACGTCGATCCCGTCACGCCGAACGCGCAGTTCTGCGACCATGGGACTCAGTACCGCGCGGCGGTCTTCTATTCAACCGATGAAGAAAAACGACTGGCGGAAGAATCAAAACGCTCGCTCGAAGAGTCCAAACGCTTTCCCCAGCCCATCGTGACCCAGCTGGTCCAAGCCTCGGTCTTCTACCAGGCAGAGGAGTATCACCAGAACTACTACAAGAAAAACCCGCTCCGGTATAAGTATTACAAGTTCAGCTGCGGCCGAGCCCAGCGATTGGAAGCCTTGTGGGGAAAGCCATAG
- a CDS encoding tetratricopeptide repeat protein: MRLVYAFNHEEAILAFEEAARLDPSAAMAYWGVALASGPNINAAMDTAAERRAWEAAQKAQAHRARASAAEQAYIDAIGKRYELKAHARPALDHAYANAMRSVWRQYPNDPDAGVLFAEALLDLRPWDLWTADGRPRPGTQEIVSTLESILARFPDHPGACHYYIHSVEASSNPDRAVACAERLPGLMPGAGHLVHMPAHIYMRLGRYHEATERNVHAAAVDRRYLAERKISGDYADGYYTHNLHFLWASLAMEGRKTEALKVARQLTGTITEEEARRETWKELYLPAPLWSMIRFGQWDDLLREPPPPKPLHLQQGIWRLGRGMGLAASGRLPGAEGEHVVLAGMVKRLGRDRTREQKTERTLLKIAERLLAGELAMHRRQHDEAGKFLADAVKLEEELPYSEPPFWPIPIRHYLGAVLLKAGQPDKAEAVYRADLAKNQQNGWAQFGLMQSLRAQRKGREADAMEKQWKQVWEHADVTLTASRF, encoded by the coding sequence TTGCGGCTCGTATACGCCTTCAATCATGAAGAGGCGATTCTGGCTTTCGAAGAAGCCGCGCGCCTCGACCCTTCTGCGGCGATGGCCTATTGGGGCGTGGCGCTCGCATCCGGTCCGAACATCAACGCGGCGATGGATACGGCGGCCGAACGACGGGCGTGGGAGGCCGCACAAAAGGCTCAGGCTCATCGTGCCCGGGCGAGCGCAGCCGAGCAGGCCTATATCGATGCGATCGGCAAGCGATACGAACTCAAGGCGCATGCGCGACCGGCCCTTGATCATGCGTACGCAAACGCGATGCGTTCTGTCTGGCGGCAGTATCCGAACGATCCGGATGCCGGCGTGTTGTTCGCCGAAGCTCTGCTGGACCTGCGGCCGTGGGACTTGTGGACGGCAGACGGACGGCCCAGACCTGGCACCCAAGAAATCGTGTCAACCCTGGAATCGATTTTGGCGCGCTTCCCGGATCATCCGGGAGCATGCCATTACTATATCCACAGCGTGGAAGCCTCTTCGAACCCGGATCGAGCCGTGGCCTGTGCGGAACGATTGCCCGGGCTGATGCCGGGAGCCGGTCACCTGGTCCATATGCCCGCGCACATCTATATGCGACTCGGTCGATACCATGAGGCGACTGAACGGAATGTGCATGCGGCGGCGGTCGATCGCCGCTATCTGGCCGAGCGAAAGATAAGCGGCGACTATGCCGACGGTTACTATACTCACAATCTGCATTTTCTCTGGGCGTCCTTGGCGATGGAGGGGCGCAAAACCGAGGCCCTCAAAGTGGCTCGCCAACTGACGGGGACGATCACTGAAGAGGAAGCACGGAGGGAGACCTGGAAGGAACTGTATCTCCCGGCTCCCCTGTGGTCGATGATCCGGTTCGGACAATGGGACGATCTGCTGCGCGAACCGCCTCCTCCCAAACCGCTGCATCTGCAGCAGGGAATATGGCGACTGGGAAGGGGAATGGGGCTCGCGGCGTCCGGTCGGTTGCCCGGAGCGGAGGGCGAGCACGTGGTATTGGCCGGCATGGTCAAACGTCTCGGACGCGATCGGACACGGGAACAGAAAACAGAACGGACCCTGCTGAAGATTGCAGAACGGCTGCTGGCCGGTGAGCTCGCGATGCACCGCCGCCAACACGATGAGGCCGGCAAATTCCTCGCTGATGCCGTCAAGCTGGAGGAGGAGCTGCCCTACAGTGAGCCGCCGTTCTGGCCGATTCCCATTCGTCACTACCTCGGCGCAGTCTTGCTGAAGGCCGGTCAGCCCGATAAGGCTGAAGCCGTCTACCGAGCGGATCTGGCGAAGAATCAGCAGAACGGCTGGGCCCAATTCGGACTCATGCAGAGCCTTCGCGCTCAGCGGAAAGGGCGTGAAGCGGACGCGATGGAAAAGCAATGGAAACAGGTCTGGGAGCATGCGGATGTGACCCTCACGGCCTCTCGGTTTTGA
- a CDS encoding TldD/PmbA family protein, which translates to MTVLSGAWPKMTGSEEFRFLSDLVLTRSTADHTVVRLRDHHSGTTRFANNQVIQNVDARRGSLAVTVAFGGQQGTASTTDFTAGAIQDALARAERIAQVSPVDPEYLPPPDPCRFPVRATAKPETLAAGPVKRLEYANEAIGHCRMENLMAAGVVSSSGTAVGIAASNGLFGYELRGEARFSLTVQTGDATGWSAAAHRSIDHLKIQERTLAAIAKAKRGRDACEMPAGQYPVILEPAAVAGLWSWLIWSLDAKSYVKGTSPFADKLGQVIVDERLMFQNLPDHAELFGEGFTDGGLPSTSSVWIDHGTLKQLAYDRFTAKAEGVETIPTLEAPALSIDGLPAQSIQELVKNAERAILVTNFWYIRPVNPRDLMLTGMTRDGTFLVEKGEIVSAVRNFRFHESPLQAFRHITACTTPMEAVTSETGKMLVPALALPNFHFSSVTRF; encoded by the coding sequence ATGACCGTGCTGAGCGGGGCCTGGCCGAAGATGACCGGCAGCGAGGAGTTTCGTTTTCTGAGCGATCTGGTCCTGACCCGCTCGACCGCCGATCACACCGTCGTCCGCCTTCGCGATCACCATTCGGGGACGACCAGATTTGCCAATAATCAAGTCATTCAGAATGTTGATGCGAGACGAGGCTCACTGGCAGTGACGGTCGCCTTTGGGGGACAGCAGGGGACCGCCAGCACGACGGACTTTACCGCCGGCGCGATTCAGGATGCGCTGGCGCGCGCCGAACGGATCGCGCAGGTCTCGCCGGTTGATCCCGAGTATCTTCCGCCTCCCGATCCGTGCCGGTTCCCTGTTCGAGCGACGGCGAAACCGGAAACGCTGGCGGCAGGACCGGTCAAACGTCTGGAGTATGCGAATGAAGCGATCGGACACTGCCGGATGGAAAACCTCATGGCGGCGGGGGTCGTTTCATCATCCGGAACCGCAGTCGGGATTGCGGCGAGCAATGGGTTATTCGGCTATGAGTTACGAGGAGAGGCGAGGTTCAGCCTCACGGTCCAAACCGGCGATGCGACAGGCTGGAGCGCGGCGGCGCATCGATCGATCGATCATTTGAAAATTCAAGAGCGGACCTTGGCGGCCATTGCCAAAGCCAAGCGAGGCCGGGATGCATGCGAGATGCCGGCGGGGCAGTATCCCGTGATCCTTGAGCCGGCGGCCGTGGCGGGCTTGTGGAGCTGGCTGATCTGGTCTTTGGATGCCAAGTCATACGTGAAAGGGACAAGCCCCTTTGCCGACAAGTTGGGACAGGTGATTGTCGATGAACGACTGATGTTCCAGAACCTGCCAGATCATGCCGAGCTGTTTGGAGAGGGATTTACCGATGGAGGGTTGCCCAGTACCTCTTCTGTGTGGATCGACCACGGCACCCTCAAACAACTGGCGTACGACCGATTTACGGCGAAGGCCGAGGGCGTGGAGACCATCCCGACGCTGGAGGCCCCGGCCTTGTCGATCGACGGCCTTCCGGCACAGTCGATTCAAGAGCTCGTGAAGAACGCGGAGCGCGCGATTCTGGTGACCAACTTTTGGTATATCCGCCCCGTGAATCCTCGTGATCTGATGTTGACCGGGATGACGCGAGATGGAACGTTTCTGGTCGAGAAGGGGGAGATTGTCTCAGCCGTGAGAAATTTCCGGTTTCATGAAAGCCCGCTCCAAGCCTTTCGACACATTACGGCTTGCACCACGCCGATGGAGGCGGTGACCTCAGAGACGGGGAAGATGCTGGTGCCGGCCCTCGCCCTCCCGAATTTTCATTTCTCAAGCGTCACCCGGTTCTAG
- the corA gene encoding magnesium/cobalt transporter CorA, translating to MRLDLVPKSAYKHVTMKLVQKRSKKTGLSPGTLVHIGEQRAEAVSMTLFNYAGARCEEHVVTDLNALQLPADETVTWVNVGGVHKVDVLEGFGKHFGLHPLLLEDIANTDQRPKLDDYETYFFLVMKMLTASERGDIVVEQVSFVLGRNYVLSFQENGTDVFHTVRDRLKGGKGRLRQNGSDYLLYALIDAIVDQYFEILELLGERIESLQERVMADPKPDILKDIHGLKQQLLFVRRAVWPLREAINGLSRSDCPFLHESTKIFIRDVYDHVVQIVDTIETLREMVSASLDIYLSSVSYRLNAVMRVLTVITTIFMPLTFIAGIYGMNFEYMPELKWPWGYPMAVGIMGLVAAVMLIGFRRKKWL from the coding sequence ATGCGGCTTGACCTGGTCCCTAAATCTGCGTACAAGCACGTGACGATGAAACTGGTCCAGAAACGATCGAAGAAGACGGGGCTCTCGCCGGGGACGCTCGTTCATATCGGCGAACAGCGGGCCGAGGCCGTGAGCATGACCCTGTTCAATTATGCCGGTGCGCGGTGTGAGGAGCATGTGGTCACCGACCTGAACGCGCTTCAACTGCCTGCCGACGAAACCGTCACCTGGGTGAATGTCGGCGGGGTCCACAAGGTTGACGTGTTGGAAGGATTCGGGAAACATTTCGGCCTTCATCCCCTTCTGCTGGAAGACATCGCCAACACGGATCAGCGTCCGAAGCTCGACGACTATGAGACCTATTTTTTTCTTGTGATGAAGATGCTGACGGCCTCCGAGCGAGGGGACATTGTCGTCGAGCAGGTGAGCTTCGTCCTTGGACGAAATTACGTGCTCTCATTCCAGGAAAACGGCACCGATGTTTTTCACACGGTGCGGGACCGTCTGAAAGGCGGGAAAGGGCGGCTTCGGCAAAACGGTTCAGATTATCTGCTCTATGCGCTGATCGATGCCATCGTCGACCAATACTTTGAGATCCTGGAGCTGCTCGGCGAGCGGATCGAGTCGTTGCAGGAACGGGTGATGGCCGATCCCAAGCCGGACATCCTCAAAGACATTCATGGGCTGAAACAGCAGTTGTTGTTCGTGCGCCGTGCCGTCTGGCCGCTCCGGGAAGCGATCAACGGTCTGTCCCGCTCGGACTGTCCGTTCCTGCATGAGTCCACAAAGATCTTTATCCGTGACGTCTATGATCATGTGGTGCAGATCGTCGACACCATCGAAACCTTGCGGGAAATGGTCTCGGCCAGCCTGGACATTTATCTGTCGAGCGTGAGCTATCGACTGAATGCCGTCATGCGGGTTTTGACGGTCATCACCACGATTTTCATGCCGCTCACCTTTATCGCGGGTATCTACGGCATGAATTTCGAGTATATGCCGGAATTGAAATGGCCCTGGGGCTACCCGATGGCGGTCGGCATCATGGGTCTTGTGGCGGCCGTCATGCTCATTGGGTTCCGTCGCAAGAAATGGCTGTAG
- the leuC gene encoding 3-isopropylmalate dehydratase large subunit, translating into MAGKTLFDKIWDAHVVRAEPDGTTLLYIDRQLVHEVTSPQAFEGLKLAGRTPRRPAATLAVPDHNVPTTDRKLPIADLISAKQIQTLEENCRDFGITFFGMDDIRQGVVHVIGPEQGFTLPGTTIVCGDSHTSTHGAFGALAFGIGTSEVEHVLATQCLVQKRPKTMEIRVEGTLSDRCSAKDIILAIIGTIGTAGGTGYVIEYTGSAIRALSMEGRMTLCNMSIEGGARAGLVAPDEKTIAYLKERPLVPKGDMFEQAVRAWQRLTTDPDAKYDATVSLQAEGIAPQVSWGTSPGMVLGVDQKIPDPRTMSDAKTKSATERALTYMGLSPNTPITDIAIDRVFIGSCTNSRIEDLRLAASLAKGKRVAKSVHAMVVPGSGLVKQQAEAEGLDRVFREAGFEWREAGCSMCLAMNADVLQPGERCASTSNRNFEGRQGAGGRTHLVSPAMAVAAAIEGHFVDIRHWS; encoded by the coding sequence ATGGCAGGCAAAACACTATTCGATAAAATTTGGGATGCGCATGTCGTGCGGGCGGAACCGGATGGGACCACGCTCCTCTACATTGATCGACAACTGGTTCATGAAGTCACCTCTCCTCAAGCGTTTGAAGGGTTGAAGCTGGCCGGGCGAACGCCTCGACGACCGGCCGCAACCCTGGCTGTCCCGGATCACAATGTTCCGACGACCGACCGGAAGCTACCGATCGCCGACCTCATCAGCGCGAAGCAGATTCAAACCCTCGAGGAAAACTGTCGCGACTTCGGCATTACCTTCTTCGGCATGGATGACATCCGGCAAGGCGTTGTGCACGTCATTGGCCCCGAGCAAGGATTCACCCTGCCGGGGACGACGATCGTGTGCGGGGATTCCCACACCTCAACCCATGGGGCGTTCGGCGCATTGGCATTCGGTATTGGAACCAGTGAAGTCGAGCATGTGCTGGCGACGCAATGCCTCGTCCAAAAACGACCGAAGACGATGGAGATCCGAGTGGAGGGGACCCTTTCCGATCGCTGTTCGGCAAAGGACATTATTCTCGCGATTATCGGAACAATCGGCACGGCCGGTGGAACCGGTTACGTGATTGAGTACACAGGGTCGGCTATTCGCGCGCTGAGCATGGAAGGGCGCATGACCCTCTGCAATATGTCGATCGAGGGGGGAGCCCGCGCCGGGCTAGTGGCCCCCGATGAGAAGACGATCGCCTACTTGAAGGAACGGCCGCTTGTTCCGAAAGGGGATATGTTCGAACAAGCCGTGCGGGCGTGGCAGCGGCTCACCACCGATCCGGATGCCAAGTACGACGCAACCGTCTCGTTACAGGCTGAAGGCATCGCGCCTCAGGTCAGTTGGGGAACGAGTCCGGGCATGGTGCTCGGTGTCGATCAAAAGATCCCGGATCCACGAACGATGTCCGATGCGAAGACGAAGAGCGCGACGGAACGTGCCTTGACCTATATGGGGCTCTCGCCCAACACACCTATTACGGATATTGCAATCGACCGCGTCTTCATCGGCTCCTGCACGAATTCACGGATCGAAGACCTCCGTCTGGCAGCCAGCCTTGCCAAGGGGAAAAGAGTGGCCAAGTCCGTGCATGCCATGGTGGTCCCGGGGTCCGGACTCGTCAAACAACAGGCGGAAGCGGAAGGCCTTGATCGCGTATTTCGTGAAGCAGGATTCGAATGGCGAGAGGCCGGATGCAGCATGTGTCTGGCCATGAATGCCGACGTCCTGCAACCGGGTGAACGTTGCGCCTCCACCAGCAATCGCAATTTTGAAGGCCGTCAAGGAGCGGGCGGGAGAACCCATCTGGTGTCGCCTGCGATGGCGGTCGCCGCGGCCATCGAAGGTCACTTCGTCGATATTCGACATTGGAGCTGA